The Brassica oleracea var. oleracea cultivar TO1000 chromosome C6, BOL, whole genome shotgun sequence genome includes a region encoding these proteins:
- the LOC106298838 gene encoding protein ENHANCED DISEASE RESISTANCE 2-like: MEMSRTDGRMEGWLYTIRHNRFGLQFSRKRYFLLLDNNLKSFRSVPSDHNEEPDRRASLDCCIRVTDNGRESFHRKILFIFTLYNTSNHLDQLKLGASSPEEAAKWIRSLQDASQKGFPFPDCEFVSHAQKGLVKLDLSKRTRRKVSVDWTNYSSLNVETIAPDVIAPSPWKIFGCQNGLRLFKEAKDWDSRGKHWDDHPAVMAVGVIDGTSEDIFNTLMSLDPLRSEWDFCFYKGSVVEHLDGHTDIINVQLYSDWLPWGMNRRDLLLRRYWRREEDGTYVILCHSVYHKKCPPRRGYVRACVKSGGYVVAPVSKGKQSLVKHMVAIDWRSWNLYMRPSSSRSITIRVVERLAALREMFKAKQGHGFAEFVSGEFLETKSCLSKVNIRPLITEAKRVDLELVKADEMEKPSSARHSLMDLNNVSDEFFDVPEPSEFDSLIDNSPFSQGHSQLKIPSPAGIVKKLQDLANNKKGYMDLQEVGMDDKSTFFYGATLQKDPNLTMPCSWATADPSTFLIRGENYLKDRQKVKANETLMQMIGADWISSNKREDDLGGRLGGLVQEYAAKGGPEFFFIVNMQVPGSAMYSLALYYMLKTPLEEHPLIESFVNGDDAYRNSRFKLIPHISKGSWIVKQSVGKKACLVGQALEVRYTRGKNYLELDVDVGSSTVARGVTNLVLGYLTNLVIEMAFLIQANTENELPELLLGTCRLNYLDVSKSVQER; the protein is encoded by the exons ATGGAAATGTCTCGAACAGACGGAAGAATGGAAGGTTGGCTTTACACCATCCGACATAACCGGTTTGGTCTTCAATTCTCTCGTAAACGATATTTTCTTCTTCTTGACAACAACCTTAAAAGCTTTAGATCAGTACCATCAGATCACAATGAG GAGCCTGACAGAAGAGCATCCCTAGACTGTTGTATTAGGGTTACTGATAATGGAAGAGAGAGTTTCCATAGAAAG ATCCTATTCATATTTACACTTTACAACACTTCAAATCATTTGGATCAATTGAAG CTGGGAGCAAGTAGTCCTGAAGAAGCAGCCAAATGGATCAGATCATTACAAGATGCTTCACAAAAG GGGTTTCCTTTTCCGGATTGTGAATTTGTATCTCATGCTCAGAAAGGACTTGTGAAGCTTGATCTATCCAAGAGGACACGCCGCAAAGTTTCAGTAGATTGGACAAATTACTCATCACTGAATGTTGAAACAATAGCACCTGATGTCATTGCTCCTTCTCCATGGAAAATTTTTGGATGCCAAAACG GTTTACGCCTTTTTAAAGAAGCTAAAGACTGGGATTCACGAGGAAAG CATTGGGATGATCACCCTGCAGTAATGGCAGTTGGAGTCATTGATGGTACTTCAGAAGATATCTTCAATACACTAATGTCTCTTGATCCTTTAAGATCAGA ATGGGACTTTTGTTTCTACAAAGGCAGTGTGGTGGAGCATCTTGATGGACACACAGATATAATCAATGTCCAGTTATACAGTGATTGGTTGCCCTGGGGTATGAATCGAAGAGACTTATTGCTGAGACGCTACTGGAGAAGGGAAGAAGATGGAACCTATG TGATACTTTGCCACTCTGTTTATCACAAGAAGTGCCCACCAAGGCGGGGTTATGTTCGTGCTTGTGTCAAAA GTGGTGGCTACGTGGTGGCTCCGGTAAGCAAAGGGAAACAATCACTAGTAAAGCATATGGTAGCCATTGATTGGAGAAGCTGGAACTTATACATGAGGCCGTCTTCTTCAAGATCCATAACCATCCGTGTGGTTGAGAGACTTGCTGCGTTACGTGAAATGTTCAAAGCGAAACAAGGACATGGCTTCGCTGAATTCGTCTCAGGGGAGTTCTTAGAAACCAAATCCTGCTTGTCCAAGGTCAACATTAGACCCCTTATAACAGAAGCCAAAAGGGTTGATCTAGAGCTTGTGAAGGCTGATGAAATGGAGAAACCTTCTTCAGCACGCCACAGTTTGATGGACTTGAATAATGTTTCTGATGAATTTTTCGACGTTCCTGAGCCCTCCGAGTTCGATAGCTTAATTGATAACTCTCCCTTTTCACAAGGACACTCTCAG CTCAAGATACCATCACCAGCTGGTATTGTCAAGAAACTTCAAGATTTAGCCAATAATAAGAAAGGCTATATGGATTTACAAGAGGTCGGTATGGATGATAAGAGCACATTCTTCTATGGAGCCACTCTTCAGAAAGACCCAAATCTTACTATGCCTTGTAGTTGGGCTACGGCAGATCCATCTACATTCTTAATTCGTGGAGAAAATTATTTAAAAGACCGACAAAAG GTGAAGGCAAATGAGACATTGATGCAAATGATTGGAGCAGACTGGATAAGTTCTAATAAGCGAGAAGATGATCTTGGTGGACGTCTAGGCGGTCTAGTTCAGGAATATGCAGCCAAAGGCGGTCCAGAGTTTTTCTTCATTGTAAACATGCAG GTCCCTGGTTCAGCTATGTACAGTCTAGCATTGTACTATATGCTGAAAACTCCATTAGAAGAGCATCCTTTGATAGAGAGTTTTGTCAATGGTGATGACGCTTATCGCAATTCGCGCTTTAAACTCATCCCTCATATCTCCAAAGGTTCATGGATTGTGAAACAAAGTGTTGGCAAGAAGGCTTGCTTGGTGGGTCAGGCACTTGAAGTTCGTTACACCCGAGGAAAGAATTACTTGGAG CTTGATGTTGATGTTGGGTCTTCAACTGTTGCAAGAGGTGTAACCAATCTTGTTCTTGGGTATCTTACCAACTTGGTTATAGAAATGGCTTTTCTGATACAG GCAAATACAGAAAATGAACTACCAGAACTGCTACTAGGGACTTGTCGGCTCAATTATCTCGATGTTTCAAAATCTGTACAGGAAAGATGA